Within Desulfobacterales bacterium, the genomic segment GCCGATGGCCTCCGGACCGGTGGAGGATGATGAACCCTGCTGCGGGCCGCCCCCGGGGCCGCCGAGCAGTCCCCATGAACGGCCGGGCTACCAACTCTGCGGGTTTGTCCGCGGATTTCGTGACACGCCCATGGGACCGGTGCCCCTGGTCCGGACCAGGCTCAACCCGGCCGATCGGTTGGCAACCATCGGGGCCCGGCTCAATATCGGCCGCAACGATTACCGGGTGGCGCCGGGACTGTACGGGGTGGGGAGCCCGGATCCGGATTCGCCGGTGCTGGTCACGGCCAACTACAAGCTCAGCTTTGACACGCTGCGCCGCGAGCTTGACGATGTCAACGCCTGGATCCTGGTTCTCGATACCCGGGGGATCAATGTCTGGTGCGCGGCCGGCAAGGGTACCCTGTCCACTGCCGAGGTGATCGCCAGGGTGAAGTCGGTGGGGCTGGAGCGGATCGTTCGTCATCGCCGGCTTATCCTGCCGCAGCTGGGCGCCACCGGAATCGCGGCCCATAAGCTCAAAAAAGGCTGCGGGTTCGAGGCGGTCTGGGGACCGGTCCAGGCCCGGGATATTAAAAAGTTTCTCAACAACGGGCTCAAGGCCGATCCAGCCATGCGGCAGGTGACCTTCACCCTGGCGGAACGGCTGCTCCTGGTCCCAGTGGAAATCTCCCTGGTATTGAAACCCAGCCTGTGGGTTCTGCTGGCCGTTCTTATCCTGTCCGGGATCGGGCACGGCCTGTTTTCCGTTGCCGCCGTGTGGCAGCGTGGTCCGATTGCCGCGGCCGCCTATCTGAGCGGGATAGTTGCCGGCGCGGTGGCGGTGCCGGCCCTGTTGCCCTGGCTTCCCGGCCGGGCCTTTTACATCAAGGGCCTGATGACCGGTCTGACCGGCGGCGCGCTGGTCGTTTTTTTCAACTGGTCCGGGATCAGGGGCCTGGAGGCCGCGGCCCTGATATTATTGGCCATGGCGGCCAGTTCCTATACAGCGATGAATTTTACCGGGGCCACCCCCTATACCTCGCCGACCGGCGTGGAAAAGGAGATGCGCCAGGGGATCCCGGTGCAGATCCTGGCCCTGTTCGTTGCTGCCGCGGCCTGGGTCGGGTCCCGGTTTATTGCATAGGAGAATGATATGGAATCATTACGGTATCTGCCCGGGGTGACCACCCTGCAATTCAATGAGGATGCCTGCGTCGGCTGCGGGATGTGTACCAAGGTCTGCCCGCACGGGGTGTTTGCCATGGAGGGACGTAAGGCGCGGCTCCGGGACCGGGACGGCTGCATGGAGTGCGGGGCCTGCGCCACCAACTGCGCGGTGGGGGCCATCTCCGTGACTCCGGGGGTGGGCTGCGCCTCCTATATCATCCAGACCTGGCTCAAGGGCAGGGAAAAGGCGGAATGTACCTGCTGTTGATGACAGAAGACAGAGGACAGAGGACTGAGGACTGAGGACTGAGGACAGAAGACAGAGGACAGAGGACTGAGGACTGAGGACTGAGGACTGAGGACTGAGGACTGAGGACTGAGGACTGAGGGCTGAGGACAGAGGACTGAGGACGGAGGGCGGAGGACGGAGGACTGAGGACTGAGGGCGGAGGACTGAGGACTGAGGGCGGAGGATAGAGGACTGAGGACTGA encodes:
- a CDS encoding 4Fe-4S binding protein, which produces MESLRYLPGVTTLQFNEDACVGCGMCTKVCPHGVFAMEGRKARLRDRDGCMECGACATNCAVGAISVTPGVGCASYIIQTWLKGREKAECTCC